Within the Clostridium scatologenes genome, the region TTTGGGTATAACAGGATATAATACTCATATAAACTGCTGGAAACATAGGAGGATTTTTATGGAAAGATTGGATAAGATTTTATCAAATTTAGGATATGGAACAAGAAAAGAAATTAAGGCTTTGGTAAAGCAAGGTTTAGTAGAGATCGATAATGAAGTTGTAAAAGATAGTGGAATGAAAATAGATCCTGAAGATAAGGAAATAAGAGTTTCAGGTGAAATGATAAATTATAGAGAAAACATATATTTAATAATGAATAAACCAGATGGTGTAGTTTCAGCTACTTTTGATAATTACGATGAAACAGTAATAGACTTACTTGAGCCAGAACATCAAGCATTTAAACCATTTCCTGTAGGAAGATTAGATAAGGATACAGTAGGACTTTTGTTGATTACAAATGACGGAGAATTAAACCATAGATTGATATCTCCCAAATGGCATGTAGATAAGGTTTATTATGCTGAGATAGATAAACCTGTAGACCAAAATGATTCAGAAAAATTTGAAATGGGTATTACTTTAGATGATGGATACAAATGTCTTCCTGGAAAACTTAAAATTTTAGAATCTGATGAAAATGGAGCGAAAGTCGAAGTTACGATACAAGAGGGAAAATTTCATCAGGTTAAAAGGATGTTTAATGCGTTGGGGAAAAATGTAGTTTATTTAAAAAGAATAAAGTTTGGACCAATGGATTTAGATTTAGATTTACAAGAGGGAGAATATAGAGAATTGTCTGAGATAGAGATAAAAAGTTTAAAAAATGTTTAAATGAAATAAAAATTGCATATAGTATCGATAAGTGAAACGATATAAACCAAAAAAATGAATTTTTACCAATAAAATTTGTAAAAATAACTTGAAATTTATAAAGAATTTTAATATAATATAGGATGCAAGGATAAATAATTAGGATAAATAGCCCCCTTTTTATTTATGAGCAGGCAGCCCATGCCCCAATGGGCTGCTTTTATTTTCATTGTTTTTTGTATTATGTTATATAAAATTCATATTTACCTGTAAAAATAAATAAAAAAATTTATTTTTGTAAAATTACTTTAATTTTATAGATTAATGCGTTAAATCGTGATAGAATTATATGAAACATATAACAATTAAAATGTAGATAAATAAGGAGTGTGAAACTCATGGAAGAATATAAATCCAAATTAGCAAGTGAGGAAATGGATTTTTTATGTGAGGCGGTATTAAGTCTGAAGACAAAAGAAGAATGTTATAGGTTTTTTGACGATATATGTACTATAAATGAAATAAAGGCTTTAGAACAAAGACTTCAAGTAGCTAAAATGTTAAGAAATAAAAAAACATATTTGGATATTGCAGCAACTACAGGGGCAAGCACTGCCACTATAAGCAGAGTGAATAGATGCTTAAATTATGGAAGTGAAGGATATAAAGTGGTTTTAGATAACTTGAATGAAGGTAGTAGTAATAGATAGTTTTGGTCATGTATTTCAAGAAAAAATGTGTTGATTTGAATCAACACATTTTTTATATTAGTAGTGATTAAATTAGTGATAAAAATGATATAATATTAAACATAGTAAAAAACCAGGGAGTGGATGGTATGGATTTAAAAATGCTTTTAAATAAGGAACAATATGAGGCGGCTGTACAGGTAAACGGACCGCTATTAATTTTGGCAGGAGCAGGTTCGGGAAAGACAAGGGTATTAACCCACAGAATAGCACATATGATAAAAGATTTAAACATATATCCTTCAAAAATTTTAGCTATAACTTTTACAAATAAAGCTGCAAGTGAAATGAAGGATAGAGTGAGAAGTTTGATAGGAAATGAAGCAGACAATATGTGGGTTTCTACTTTTCATTCAAGCTGTGTAAGAATATTAAGAAGAGAAATAGATAAATTAGGTTATAATAAGAATTTTGCCATATATGATACCTATGATCAAAAAATATTAATAAAGCAATGTATGGACGAGTTAAATATAAATGATGATGATATAACAGATAGAGAAATAATAAATAAAATAGGAGCACAAAAAGATAACTTAATATCACCAGATAAATATAAAAAAGAAAATGAAGGTAATTATAGACTAAACAAAATTGCAGATGCATACATTTTATACCAGAAGAAATTAAAGAGTAATAATGCTTTGGATTTTGATGATTTAATCTATAAAACTGTAGAATTATTTAATAAAAATCAGGAAGTTTTAGATTTCTATCAAAGAAAATTCCAATATATTATGGTAGATGAGTATCAAGATACCAATAAATCACAATATGAATTGGTAAAACTTTTAGCAGCTACACATAGAAATATATGCGTAGTTGGAGATGATGATCAGTGTATTTATGCTTGGAGAGGTGCAGATATAAGAAATATATTAGGATTTGAAAAAGACTATCCTGAAGCAAAGGTTATAAAGTTAGAGCAAAATTATAGATCCAAGGGAAATATATTGAAAGCTGCTAATGATGTTATAAAAAATAATGCAGAAAGAAAACGTAAAGTTCTTAGAACAGAAAATGAGGATGGAGAAAGGATAAAGATATACAGGGCTTATTCTGACATGGAAGAAGCAAATTATGTGGCTTTACAAATAAGGAAAATTACTAAAGATAATAACAAGAAATATAAAGATTTTGCTGTACTCTATAGAACAAATGCACAGTCCCGTACTTTTGAAGATGTTTTTATGAAGTCTAATATACCATATAGGATAATTGGGGGACTAAAGTTTTATGATAGAAAAGAAATAAAGGATATATTAGCTTATTTAAAATTTGTAAATAATCCTCTTGATGATGTTAGTTTAAAGAGAATAATAAATGTACCTAAGAGAAGTATAGGTGATGCTACTGTAAAAAAGGTTCAAGAGTTTGCAAATTCTATGGAAGAATGTATGTACAGTGTACTTCTTGATATAGAGCAGGTACCAAGTATACCTACAAGAGGAACTACATCTATAAAAAAATTTGTAAGCCTTATAAATAGCTTTATAAGAAGTAAAGATGAGATAACTGTTTCAAGTCTTATAAAAGAAATATTAGATACTACAGGCTACTTAGAAGAATTGAAGGATTCCAAGGATGTAGATGCATTAAGTAGAATTGAAAATTTGAAAGAATTGGTATCAGCTGCAGTGGAGTTTGAAAGTACTTCAGAAGATAAATCATTATCGGCATTTTTAGAAAAAGTTACTTTAGTTTCTGATATAGACAATTTTAATGAAGATGCAGATACTGTAGTTATGATGACTGTACATAGTGCCAAGGGTTTAGAGTTTCCAGTAGTATTTATGGTTGGTATGGAAAATGGTATATTTCCAGGAAGTCAATCATTAAATGATTTTAGTGAAATGGAAGAATCAAGGAGACTTTGTTATGTTGGTATAACTAGAGCAAAAGAGCAATTATATATGACATCAGCAGAGCAAAGAAGGGTTTTTGGAAGAACTGTATCTTATTCTGAATCTGACTTTATAGGAGAAATATCTAAGGATTTAAGAGAGAATGATAATATAGCAGTAAGAAATCCTATTAAATCCAAAAGTTTTAGTACATACAATAATAGGAATACAACTATAAATAATAGTGTAACTAGCCATGTTAATAGAAGTGTAAATAATAGTATGTCATCTCCTTTTGATGAATCTACTTCAAATAAAAATAAAGAAAATGCTAACTCGTTAAAAATTGAAGATATTAAGGCAGGATTAAAGGTTAAGCATGATAAGTTTGGAATGGGAACTATTGTAGGTGTTTCAAAAAGCGGGGAATATACAAAGTTAACAATAGTTTTTGACAAGATGGGAATTAAAAATTTAATGTATGGAGTAGCATCATTGGAGTTTGTTTAAGGGGGACAGCTGGAAAATATGAGTACAATTGATATTAAAAAGGAACGAATTGAAAAGTTAGTTGAGGAGCTAAATAAATACGCACAGGAATATTATCTTTTAGATAATCCAAGTATTTCAGATAAAGAGTATGATTTAAAATATGATGAATTGTTAAAACTTGAAAAAGAAACAGGAATAGTATTGCCCTATTCACCTACACAAAGGGTTGGAGACAATATATTAAAAGAGTTTCAGAAGTATACTCATAAAGGTAAGCTGTGGAGCTTAGACAAGTCACAAACTGTTCAAGGGATCATAGATTGGCATGTAAGAAATAAGAAGGCTTTAGATGAGTATAATTCTACTCATGAAGAAAAGTTACCACAACTTGAATATGTTATTACTAAAAAGTTTGATGGGCTTACTATAAACTGTACTTATGATGATAATGGAATTCTTATAAAAGCAGCTACAAGGGGAACAGGTGAAATAGGTGAAGACATAACTGCACAAGCAAGAACTATAATGTCACTACCTTTAAAAATAAATAATAGTAATGTTATAGAAGTCCATGGTGAGGCTATAATGACTCGTGAAGCTTTTGAAGGATATAATAAGGTTGCAGCTGTACCTCTTAAAAATTTGAGAAATGGAGCAGCAGGTGCTTTAAGAAATTTAAATATAAAGGAAACGGCTAGAAGAAAACTTTCAGCTTTCTTTTATGATGTTGGTTACAATGAAGGTGATTCTTTTAAAACGTATTTTGAGATGATGGAATTCATAAAGAATATGGGATTTCCTTTGGATAACTATATTAAAGTTTGCAGCAGTATAGAAGAAATAGAGAATGAACTAAAGTATGTAGAGGAAATAAGATCTGAATTAAATTATGATATAGATGGAGTGGTAATTGCTATTAACGATATGAAGACAAGGGACATTCTTGGATATACCATAAAATTTCCTAAGTGGGCAATTGCATATAAATTTGAAGCAGAAGAAGCCACAACAAAGCTTCTAGATGTAGAATGGAATGTAGGAAGAAGTGGAAGAGTTACACCTACAGCAATACTAGAACCAGTAGAGTTAGCTGGGGTTACGGTAAAAAGAGCTACACTTAATAACATGGATGATATAAAAAGAAAAGAAGTTAGAATTGGATGCAGTGTTTTTGTAAGAAGATCTAATGATGTAATTCCAGAGATAATGGGAGTGGTTCAGGATACATTAGAAGGAAGTATAGAAATACAAGCACCGGAAAAGTGTCCTTATTGTGGCAGTGAATTAGTACAAGATGGTGTTCATTATTTTTGCGATAACACTTTGTCTTGCAAACCACAAATGGTGAAAAGCATAGTTCATTTTGGAAGTAGAGAAGCAATGAATATAGAAGGTTTTAGTGAAAAAACTGCTGAACAGCTTTTTGAAAAACTTCAAATAAAATCTATACCTGATTTGTATAGAATAGAAAAAGAGGATTTAATGCAGTTGGATAAGTTTGCTGAGAAAAAGGCTCAAAATCTTGTAAATGCCATAGAGAAGAGTAAAAATTGCAGTTTGGCATCTTTTATATATGCATTAGGAATACCTAATATAGGTAAGAAAACTGCTACAGATTTGGCTAAGAATTTTAAGTCCTTGGATAATATAATGCAAAGTAATGAAGAAGATCTTGTATCAATTCAAGATGTAGGAGAAATTGTTGCGAAAAGTATAATAGAATTTTTTAATGAAGACAAAATAATAAAGAGTATAAATGAACTTTTTGAATTAGGAGTAAAACCAAGCTTTGAAGAAGAGGAAGTATCAAAAAGTTTATTTAGCGACAAAACTATAGTTGTAACTGGGAGTTTGGAAAATTACACTAGAACTACTATAAAAGAAAAATTACAATCAGTTGGTGCAAAAGTATCAGGAAGTGTAAGTAAGAAGACTGATTATGTTTTAGCAGGGAAAGAAGCTGGTTCCAAATATGATAAGGCTTTAGAACTTGGTGTAAAAATTATAAATGAAGAAGAATTTGAGAAAATGTTAAATGAATTGTAAAAATAATGATGAAGGTTTTTCCTGGCTATTTACAAAATACTGAAAAAGGTTTATGATAAAAATGGTTTAGCTTGTACATAATTGTACTATATGTGGAGGAGAAAAAATGAAAAAAACTATAAATCTACTAGGGTGGATAGGGGTTTGTTTAACGATTCTTACATTAGTATTAACACTCCTTACTACATATCAATTTACATATGTAAAGTATTTTAACAGTTATAATACTATGCAATGGTGCATATTTTTTACTATGCTTATTTGGGCTGTAAAAATGTTTGATTTTAAAGCTAATAGGAATGGTATTGTATGTCCTGTAACTTGTGTGCTAATTGCAATTGGAACTATATTTTTTATATTTATGAAGGTTTATTAAAATTAATTGAAATTCAATAATTCATTAGGCAATCTTTTTATAAGGTTGCCTTTTTTATATTTCTTAACGTTTGAAGACTCTTTATTTACAATATTATAATATGAAAGGTAAATGTGATTTGTGTCAAAAATGTTTGTATAATCATATAATGAATTAATACTTAGTTATTTTCGGAGGGGGAAGTGTGAATAACTTGTTTTTCAGATCATGTTTCACCGGACAAAAAACAGAATTTTATGAGATGAGATTGAAAAAAGTAAGTATTAATGAAATATCAGATAGCATAACTAAAAGTTGTTGGAATTATAATATACAGTATGAAATGATTTTAAAGGATTCGAATACATTGCTTATAGATCTTATGGGAAAAGAAAAAGAAATTTTGCTAAAGTACCATAAAAAAGATATTATAACAAAAAATGATTATGAAGGATTTATAAATTATTTGGAAAGCTATGAAATAAAAAGAGGCATTTATATTACTACAGGTTTTTTTGAAAAACACATATATAATAATTTACATAAAAAAATTAAAAAGATAGATATAAAGAAATTTATAAAAAAACAACCTAACATTGATAAATTAAATTTTTTACATTACCTACCATAAAAATAAAGAAATAAACAAAACTTATTGTATGAGTTTTGTTTATTTTTTTGTATAACTGCTAATAATCTAGATATATTGTTATGTAAGGGAGATGCTATATGAAAAAAATTATTTGTTGTTTGCTAATTATAAGTTTTATGTTTTTTAATGGTTGTGTGGAAAAAGATGTGCAAACTAGTAAAAGCGAACAGATAAGAAATTATATAGTATATAATATTGGGAAAATGCCAAAAGACTTATTCATGCTTAATGATTCTAATATAAGACAACAGGACTTACTAAATAATTTATTTGAAGGACTTATAAGACTTGATGATACTGGAAAGATAACTCCAGCAATAGCACAAAGTTGGACTCTAAGTAAAGATGAAACTTGTTATACATTTAAAATAAAAGACAATGCAAAATGGAGTGATGGTACTTATATTACAGCAGAAGATTTTGTAAATTTTTTTAAAGAGATTTTGAACAAAGATGTTGAAAATAAATATGCAGAACAGCTTTATTGTATATTT harbors:
- a CDS encoding pseudouridine synthase, with the protein product MERLDKILSNLGYGTRKEIKALVKQGLVEIDNEVVKDSGMKIDPEDKEIRVSGEMINYRENIYLIMNKPDGVVSATFDNYDETVIDLLEPEHQAFKPFPVGRLDKDTVGLLLITNDGELNHRLISPKWHVDKVYYAEIDKPVDQNDSEKFEMGITLDDGYKCLPGKLKILESDENGAKVEVTIQEGKFHQVKRMFNALGKNVVYLKRIKFGPMDLDLDLQEGEYRELSEIEIKSLKNV
- a CDS encoding YerC/YecD family TrpR-related protein, with protein sequence MEEYKSKLASEEMDFLCEAVLSLKTKEECYRFFDDICTINEIKALEQRLQVAKMLRNKKTYLDIAATTGASTATISRVNRCLNYGSEGYKVVLDNLNEGSSNR
- the pcrA gene encoding DNA helicase PcrA; this encodes MDLKMLLNKEQYEAAVQVNGPLLILAGAGSGKTRVLTHRIAHMIKDLNIYPSKILAITFTNKAASEMKDRVRSLIGNEADNMWVSTFHSSCVRILRREIDKLGYNKNFAIYDTYDQKILIKQCMDELNINDDDITDREIINKIGAQKDNLISPDKYKKENEGNYRLNKIADAYILYQKKLKSNNALDFDDLIYKTVELFNKNQEVLDFYQRKFQYIMVDEYQDTNKSQYELVKLLAATHRNICVVGDDDQCIYAWRGADIRNILGFEKDYPEAKVIKLEQNYRSKGNILKAANDVIKNNAERKRKVLRTENEDGERIKIYRAYSDMEEANYVALQIRKITKDNNKKYKDFAVLYRTNAQSRTFEDVFMKSNIPYRIIGGLKFYDRKEIKDILAYLKFVNNPLDDVSLKRIINVPKRSIGDATVKKVQEFANSMEECMYSVLLDIEQVPSIPTRGTTSIKKFVSLINSFIRSKDEITVSSLIKEILDTTGYLEELKDSKDVDALSRIENLKELVSAAVEFESTSEDKSLSAFLEKVTLVSDIDNFNEDADTVVMMTVHSAKGLEFPVVFMVGMENGIFPGSQSLNDFSEMEESRRLCYVGITRAKEQLYMTSAEQRRVFGRTVSYSESDFIGEISKDLRENDNIAVRNPIKSKSFSTYNNRNTTINNSVTSHVNRSVNNSMSSPFDESTSNKNKENANSLKIEDIKAGLKVKHDKFGMGTIVGVSKSGEYTKLTIVFDKMGIKNLMYGVASLEFV
- the ligA gene encoding NAD-dependent DNA ligase LigA, whose product is MSTIDIKKERIEKLVEELNKYAQEYYLLDNPSISDKEYDLKYDELLKLEKETGIVLPYSPTQRVGDNILKEFQKYTHKGKLWSLDKSQTVQGIIDWHVRNKKALDEYNSTHEEKLPQLEYVITKKFDGLTINCTYDDNGILIKAATRGTGEIGEDITAQARTIMSLPLKINNSNVIEVHGEAIMTREAFEGYNKVAAVPLKNLRNGAAGALRNLNIKETARRKLSAFFYDVGYNEGDSFKTYFEMMEFIKNMGFPLDNYIKVCSSIEEIENELKYVEEIRSELNYDIDGVVIAINDMKTRDILGYTIKFPKWAIAYKFEAEEATTKLLDVEWNVGRSGRVTPTAILEPVELAGVTVKRATLNNMDDIKRKEVRIGCSVFVRRSNDVIPEIMGVVQDTLEGSIEIQAPEKCPYCGSELVQDGVHYFCDNTLSCKPQMVKSIVHFGSREAMNIEGFSEKTAEQLFEKLQIKSIPDLYRIEKEDLMQLDKFAEKKAQNLVNAIEKSKNCSLASFIYALGIPNIGKKTATDLAKNFKSLDNIMQSNEEDLVSIQDVGEIVAKSIIEFFNEDKIIKSINELFELGVKPSFEEEEVSKSLFSDKTIVVTGSLENYTRTTIKEKLQSVGAKVSGSVSKKTDYVLAGKEAGSKYDKALELGVKIINEEEFEKMLNEL